In Sphaeramia orbicularis chromosome 14, fSphaOr1.1, whole genome shotgun sequence, the following are encoded in one genomic region:
- the LOC115433439 gene encoding interferon regulatory factor 2-binding protein 1-like, with the protein MSSASQSSSRRQWCYLCDLPKMPWAMLWEFSEAVCRGCVNYDGADRIELLIETARQLKSTHGVLDGRSPGPQQSKPSSAGPIEAGRQHGERIDRGRGEYGVSSRLPNGLHRAEDVALSEGSRQSPNTRRAMAGAVPNLHGTISHALIAQGLVAAPHGLLAPLSGSRAGATPIAVSAGPMMGDAGRRQAVSLGVGASTSTLVGIDPAVWRNNEVMAELNEIARSRVEGWPNRPKAVRDVLVALSSCVPFNVRFRKDHNLMGRVLAFDASTTPEFELKVFVEYPCGSGMIFSGVPELVRQMFRDSAKDAGKAVNSGLRYVEYEKRQGTGDWRGLSELLNDGVRLFKEPPIPEVLPQPDPVHAMAAAGRPVSAKSTTRRRKASPGSENGESEGRPDHTGREPWPRGVYPGMEPLPAMAAPQEGPPRLHSQPSPISALMGVADSLSSSQMARDSPSMSTAHSSTAGRPPSSSPSTASTSVSQAAMGQGSVAGGPSSNTSGGESTSGAQGTLLCCTLCRERLEDTHFVQCPSVPHHKFCFPCTRGFIRSQGQGGEVYCPSGDRCPLAGSTVPWAFMQGEISTILAGDGDVTVKKENDP; encoded by the coding sequence ATGTCCTCCGCCTCGCAGTCTTCCTCTAGACGGCAGTGGTGCTACCTCTGCGATCTGCCCAAGATGCCCTGGGCCATGCTATGGGAGTTCAGCGAAGCCGTGTGCCGGGGATGTGTCAACTACGACGGAGCGGACCGAATAGAGCTCCTCATCGAAACGGCCCGGCAGCTGAAGAGCACCCACGGCGTTTTAGACGGCAGGTCCCCCGGTCCTCAGCAGAGCAAACCCAGCTCGGCCGGGCCCATTGAAGCGGGGCGGCAGCATGGAGAGCGCATCGACAGGGGGAGGGGTGAGTATGGGGTCTCTTCTCGTCTCCCCAACGGCCTACACAGAGCTGAAGATGTGGCCTTGTCGGAGGGGAGCCGTCAGAGTCCGAATACTCGGCGGGCGATGGCAGGAGCGGTCCCCAATCTGCACGGGACCATATCCCATGCTTTGATAGCCCAGGGGTTGGTAGCGGCCCCTCATGGGCTCTTAGCCCCACTATCAGGCTCCAGAGCTGGGGCCACACCTATTGCGGTCTCAGCTGGTCCCATGATGGGTGATGCTGGTAGAAGACAAGCAGTGTCCCTGGGCGTGGGAGCCAGCACCTCTACTCTGGTGGGTATAGATCCTGCAGTGTGGAGGAACAATGAAGTCATGGCTGAACTAAATGAGATTGCTCGTAGTCGTGTTGAAGGCTGGCCAAACCGTCCCAAGGCAGTCAGGGATGTACTTGTAGCCCTCAGCAGCTGTGTCCCCTTTAATGTGCGCTTCAGGAAAGACCATAATCTGATGGGCCGAGTCCTGGCCTTCGATGCCAGTACAACTCCAGAGTTTGAGCTGAAGGTGTTTGTGGAGTACCCCTGTGGTTCTGGGATGATCTTCTCAGGAGTTCCAGAGCTGGTCAGGCAGATGTTCCGCGATTCAGCCAAAGATGCAGGTAAAGCTGTGAACTCTGGGCTACGTTATGTGGAATACGAGAAGCGGCAAGGCACCGGAGACTGGCGTGGGCTGTCTGAGTTGCTGAATGACGGGGTGCGTCTGTTCAAAGAGCCTCCGATCCCAGAGGTTCTCCCCCAGCCAGATCCAGTACATGCCATGGCTGCCGCTGGCCGTCCTGTATCAGCAAAGAGCACGACTCGTCGCCGCAAGGcttctccaggctctgagaatggGGAGAGCGAAGGGAGACCAGATCACACAGGGAGGGAGCCGTGGCCCCGTGGTGTGTACCCAGGCATGGAGCCCCTTCCTGCCATGGCAGCTCCTCAGGAGGGGCCTCCTCGTTTACACAGCCAGCCGTCGCCCATCTCTGCGCTCATGGGTGTTGCAGACAGCCTGAGCTCCAGCCAGATGGCCAGAGACAGCCCCAGCATGTCCACAGCCCACTCCTCCACAGCCGGGCGCCCCCCTAGCAGCAGCCCCTCCACCGCCTCCACCTCAGTGTCCCAGGCTGCCATGGGGCAGGGCTCTGTTGCTGGGGGGCCAAGCAGCAACACTAGTGGTGGAGAGTCGACGAGCGGCGCCCAGGGAACCCTGCTCTGCTGCACCCTGTGTCGAGAGCGTCTGGAAGACACTCACTTCGTCCAGTGTCCTTCTGTCCCTCACCACAAGTTCTGCTTCCCCTGCACCCGAGGGTTCATCCGCAGCCAAGGCCAGGGGGGGGAGGTCTACTGCCCCAGCGGAGACCGCTGCCCCCTGGCTGGATCCACCGTGCCTTGGGCCTTCATGCAGGGAGAGATCTCGACGATCCTGGCCGGAGACGGAGACGTGACAGTAAAAAAAGAGAACGATCCTTGA